A genomic segment from Planktothrix agardhii NIES-204 encodes:
- a CDS encoding putative restriction enzyme — MNRNSIKTFAIWARRHLREQVTARANLYGISSKELIEPQTVAGGLLVAGQTLDAEEAKQYELLCLHLKELMPKSTLGEAVETLIDEIAYTWFNRLIALRYMEVNGYIGRVLSSSESMFVDPDILREVSAIAELEDLPGLNLEVLNQWRNLASREPNSDEFLYRRLLLCQCEALAESLPFLFDRSKNYMALFLPGNLLNQDSILRRLVNDISEQDWQAKRPDEEDQQDVEIIGWLYQFYISEKKDEVIGAKSQVKALDIPAATQLFTPHWIVRYMVENSLGRLWLESHPESNLRDYMPYYLENRPPLTPPYQRGEQEQEVSSNSPLTQENLSNSPLTQENLSNSPLTQENLSNSPLTKGGWGGSPLQPQDLTVCDPACGSGHILVYGFTLLFLIYKEQGYLERDIPEFILTHNLYGLDIDERAAQLASFAVLMKARAINSRIFRKSISLNITVVRPTNRQMIPQVKELNLQDWYPLIEAFKDADNLGSLITPPQFNRDLLQQQLDLFEQHNPVLAGTVPGLKQLLFQADLLRKKYLVVVANPPYMGSKSLNPILKDFAIKNYPESKSDVFAMFVERIINIATKGAFIGLMSPFTWMFLSSYEKLRKRILKETTLTSLIRPEYHAFFDSAYVPLCTFTLFTKALPEYQGTFIDLNQFYGADLQPIKTLEAIKNPDCGYLYYAKSADFAKIPGSAIAYWVSERVKTIFCSYQKMAEVLNIKSGMSTGDNTNFQRNWWEVKISNISFYTSNLEETLSNNIRWYPCSSGGSFRKWFGNNDTIVDWQKNGLRIKKHKSSAVRNDKFYLKEGITYSKISSGNFSARLVPCGFLFDDTGRTGIILNDKYKYPILGFLCSKVAQTILTVLSPTLSFTTNEIANLPFNTNLSNYSIVDDLILTIIKLETQDWDNFETSWDFQTHPLLRYKTPKLLEAFKNWQTDSENAFQQLKQLEEENNKYWIEAYGLQDELTPEVPDDQITIRRADPNRDICSLISYAIGCLMGRYSLDKPGLIHAGQPFDPTQHTIFAADIDAIIPITDQAYFEDDIVNRFIEFISIAYSPQTLTENLDFIADTLTRKSGETSRDRIRRYFLTEFISNHIQTYKKRPIYWLFTSGKNRAFNALVYLHRYSPDTLARLRTDYVLQLQVKLDGEISRAQNEFENGTTSAAKKAATKRLKQLQTQQLELRDYQALLQTKADARIQLDLDDGVAYNYTRFKGLVYEGSDLKMADLEKAAKWKLELLKQEGK, encoded by the coding sequence AAACCTTAGATGCGGAGGAAGCAAAACAATATGAATTATTGTGTCTACATCTGAAAGAATTGATGCCCAAAAGTACATTAGGGGAAGCGGTCGAAACCTTAATTGATGAAATTGCTTATACTTGGTTTAACCGTTTAATTGCCTTGCGCTACATGGAAGTAAACGGTTATATTGGGCGGGTTTTAAGTAGTAGTGAATCTATGTTTGTTGACCCCGATATTTTACGGGAAGTTAGCGCTATTGCAGAATTAGAAGATTTACCCGGATTGAATTTAGAAGTTTTAAATCAGTGGCGGAATTTAGCCAGTCGGGAACCGAACTCGGATGAGTTTTTATATCGTCGGTTATTGTTATGTCAGTGTGAAGCATTGGCGGAAAGTTTGCCGTTTTTGTTTGACCGCAGTAAGAATTATATGGCATTATTTTTGCCAGGTAATTTATTAAATCAGGATTCGATATTGCGGCGTTTAGTTAATGATATTTCTGAACAAGATTGGCAAGCGAAACGACCGGATGAGGAAGACCAACAGGATGTAGAAATAATCGGTTGGTTATATCAATTTTATATTTCTGAAAAGAAAGATGAAGTGATAGGGGCAAAAAGTCAAGTAAAAGCACTAGATATTCCAGCCGCAACCCAACTTTTTACGCCCCATTGGATTGTTCGTTACATGGTGGAAAATAGTTTAGGGCGGTTGTGGTTAGAGTCTCATCCTGAGTCGAATTTGCGGGATTATATGCCTTATTATTTGGAGAATAGACCCCCCCTAACCCCCCCTTATCAAAGGGGGGAACAAGAGCAAGAAGTTTCCTCTAACTCCCCTCTAACTCAGGAAAACCTTTCTAACTCCCCTCTAACTCAGGAAAACCTTTCTAACTCCCCTCTAACTCAGGAAAACCTTTCTAACTCCCCCCTTACTAAGGGGGGTTGGGGGGGGTCGCCTCTACAACCGCAGGATTTAACGGTTTGTGACCCTGCTTGTGGGAGTGGTCATATTTTGGTTTATGGGTTTACTTTATTGTTTTTAATTTACAAGGAACAGGGATATTTAGAACGGGATATTCCTGAGTTCATTTTAACACACAATCTCTATGGTTTAGATATTGATGAACGGGCGGCACAGTTAGCGAGTTTTGCGGTTTTGATGAAGGCGAGGGCGATTAATTCGCGGATTTTTAGAAAGTCTATTTCGTTAAATATTACGGTGGTGCGTCCAACGAATCGCCAAATGATTCCCCAAGTGAAGGAGTTAAATTTACAAGACTGGTATCCACTAATTGAAGCGTTTAAGGATGCGGATAATTTAGGCAGTTTAATTACACCTCCCCAGTTTAATCGAGATTTATTACAGCAACAGCTTGATTTATTTGAGCAACATAATCCTGTATTGGCTGGGACTGTTCCAGGGTTAAAACAGTTATTATTTCAAGCGGATTTATTAAGAAAAAAATATTTAGTAGTAGTTGCTAATCCTCCTTATATGGGGAGTAAAAGTTTAAACCCTATTCTTAAAGATTTTGCTATAAAAAATTATCCTGAGAGTAAATCTGATGTGTTTGCTATGTTTGTTGAACGGATTATAAATATAGCTACAAAAGGCGCATTTATTGGTTTAATGAGTCCGTTTACATGGATGTTTTTAAGTTCTTATGAAAAACTGCGTAAGCGTATTCTAAAAGAAACTACCTTAACAAGTTTAATTAGACCTGAATATCACGCTTTCTTTGATTCAGCTTACGTTCCTTTGTGTACTTTTACTCTTTTTACAAAAGCTTTACCTGAATATCAAGGAACTTTTATTGATTTGAATCAATTTTATGGCGCAGATTTACAACCTATTAAGACATTAGAAGCAATTAAAAATCCTGATTGTGGTTATCTTTATTATGCGAAGTCTGCTGATTTTGCTAAGATACCGGGGAGTGCGATCGCTTATTGGGTGAGTGAAAGAGTCAAGACCATATTTTGTTCATATCAAAAAATGGCTGAAGTATTAAATATAAAATCTGGTATGTCTACTGGAGATAATACAAATTTTCAACGTAATTGGTGGGAAGTAAAAATATCAAATATAAGTTTTTATACATCCAACTTAGAAGAAACGTTATCTAATAATATACGTTGGTATCCCTGTAGTAGTGGAGGTTCTTTTAGGAAATGGTTTGGAAACAATGATACTATTGTTGATTGGCAAAAAAATGGATTAAGAATTAAAAAACATAAAAGTTCTGCGGTTAGAAATGATAAATTTTATTTAAAAGAAGGAATTACTTATTCAAAAATAAGTTCTGGGAATTTTTCTGCAAGATTAGTTCCATGTGGTTTTTTGTTTGATGATACGGGTAGAACAGGAATAATTTTAAATGACAAATATAAGTATCCAATTCTGGGTTTTTTGTGTTCCAAAGTTGCTCAAACTATTCTCACTGTATTAAGTCCTACCCTAAGTTTTACTACTAATGAAATAGCTAATCTTCCCTTTAATACAAACTTGTCTAACTATTCTATAGTAGATGATTTAATTTTGACAATAATTAAACTAGAAACACAAGACTGGGACAACTTTGAAACCTCCTGGGACTTTCAAACCCATCCCTTATTAAGATATAAAACCCCAAAATTATTAGAAGCTTTTAAAAACTGGCAAACCGATAGCGAAAACGCCTTTCAACAACTCAAACAACTCGAAGAAGAAAATAACAAATACTGGATAGAAGCTTATGGTTTACAAGACGAACTCACCCCAGAAGTTCCCGACGACCAAATCACCATCCGTCGCGCCGACCCCAACCGTGATATTTGTTCCCTGATTTCCTACGCCATTGGTTGCCTCATGGGACGCTATTCCCTGGATAAACCCGGTTTAATCCACGCCGGACAACCCTTCGACCCCACCCAACATACTATTTTTGCCGCCGATATTGATGCCATTATTCCCATTACCGACCAAGCTTATTTTGAAGATGATATCGTTAACCGCTTTATCGAATTTATCAGCATCGCCTATTCCCCCCAAACCCTCACCGAAAACCTAGATTTTATCGCCGATACCTTAACCCGAAAAAGTGGCGAAACCTCCCGTGATAGAATTCGCCGCTACTTCCTCACCGAATTTATTTCTAACCATATCCAAACCTATAAAAAACGCCCGATTTACTGGCTATTTACCAGTGGCAAAAATCGCGCCTTTAACGCCTTAGTGTACCTGCATCGTTACAGTCCAGATACCCTCGCCCGACTCCGCACCGACTATGTTTTACAACTGCAAGTCAAACTGGATGGCGAAATTTCTCGCGCTCAAAACGAATTCGAGAATGGGACGACAAGCGCCGCTAAAAAAGCAGCCACTAAACGCTTAAAACAACTCCAAACCCAACAGTTAGAACTCCGCGACTATCAAGCCCTATTACAAACCAAAGCCGATGCCCGAATTCAACTTGATTTAGATGATGGTGTTGCTTATAATTATACTCGATTTAAAGGGTTAGTTTATGAAGGTTCAGATTTAAAAATGGCAGATTTAGAAAAAGCCGCTAAGTGGAAATTAGAATTATTAAAGCAAGAAGGTAAATAG